One window of the Microvirga mediterraneensis genome contains the following:
- a CDS encoding GNAT family N-acetyltransferase yields MLPRVVIRLVHASDATELIAANLASIDLHEPWVSPFRDHASFQGYLARCDGDRSIGFIARERETGRIVGIVNLSEIVRGFFQSAYMGYYGMAGMAGRGLMSEAVSLVVSHAFDELGLHRIEANIQPGNEPSRALVKRLGFRQEGYSPRYLKIGGEWRDHERWAVLAEEWRR; encoded by the coding sequence ATGTTGCCACGGGTTGTGATTCGTCTCGTTCACGCCTCGGACGCCACCGAGCTGATCGCCGCCAATCTCGCCAGCATTGATCTGCACGAGCCCTGGGTCTCGCCCTTCCGCGACCATGCGAGCTTCCAGGGCTATCTCGCCCGCTGCGACGGCGACCGCTCCATCGGGTTCATCGCCCGTGAGCGGGAGACCGGCAGGATCGTCGGCATCGTCAACCTGAGCGAGATCGTGCGCGGCTTCTTCCAGAGCGCCTATATGGGCTATTACGGCATGGCCGGCATGGCCGGGCGCGGGCTGATGAGCGAAGCGGTGAGTCTCGTGGTATCGCATGCCTTCGATGAACTCGGGCTGCACCGCATCGAGGCCAATATCCAGCCGGGCAACGAGCCGTCCCGCGCTCTGGTCAAGCGTCTCGGTTTCCGCCAGGAAGGCTACTCGCCGCGCTATCTCAAGATCGGCGGCGAATGGCGCGACCACGAGCGCTGGGCCGTGCTCGCGGAGGAATGGCGTAGATAA
- a CDS encoding GNAT family N-acetyltransferase, which yields MMTRLPTITFVDDASALQPVVLQGVRGFNKTLFPGHPSGRDLSIAICDPDSDEPVGGLCGRMNGGWLAIELLFVPEAFRGMGLATRLIAMAEEEARNKGCHSAWIDTLNPKALTLYRRLGYEVFGELKDYPVGSSRFFLQKKLGPVA from the coding sequence ATGATGACCCGGTTGCCCACGATCACGTTCGTTGACGATGCCTCCGCGCTCCAGCCCGTCGTTCTGCAGGGAGTTCGGGGGTTCAACAAAACTCTCTTCCCCGGTCATCCATCCGGCCGGGATCTTTCCATCGCCATCTGCGATCCCGACAGCGATGAGCCGGTCGGGGGCCTCTGCGGCCGCATGAATGGCGGCTGGCTTGCCATCGAGCTTCTCTTCGTACCCGAGGCCTTCCGCGGCATGGGGCTTGCGACGCGGCTGATCGCGATGGCCGAGGAAGAGGCGCGCAACAAAGGCTGTCATTCGGCCTGGATCGACACGCTCAATCCCAAGGCGCTCACGCTCTATCGGCGCTTGGGATACGAGGTCTTCGGCGAGTTGAAGGATTATCCCGTCGGTAGCAGCCGCTTCTTCCTGCAGAAGAAGCTCGGGCCCGTCGCCTGA
- a CDS encoding allantoate amidohydrolase, translated as MTNATDLTLGRRVMAMIEELAQYTDEPGRITRLYLSDAHRRAADATLRLMRQAGLNAHIDALGSVVGRIEGADPHAPALLIGSHIDSVVDAGRYDGNLGVVLGIAVVEALKQQGIKLACPIEVVAFGDEENVRFPTNLSTSQALAGRFDPAWLDGRDQDGTTLRDALIRFGGDPDAGASLARDPARYRGYLEVHIEQGPQLEAKNLPVGIVSAINGITRARAHVIGEAGHAGTVPMNMRRDALAAVAEMIGIVERAGSTRTDTVATVGVAQVQPGAINVIPARVDFTLDARSPDDAVRLAMVEDIVTECRAAAQRRDVDFTIEPFMESPATPMDKTLIAQLERAVRSLGIEPLHLSSGAGHDAVAMANLCPSAMLFVRCKGGISHNPAESITVEDADVAARVLIDAVKRISA; from the coding sequence ATGACGAACGCGACAGATCTCACCCTCGGCCGCCGCGTGATGGCGATGATCGAGGAGCTGGCCCAGTATACGGACGAACCCGGCCGGATCACCCGCCTCTATCTCTCCGACGCCCATCGCAGAGCCGCCGACGCCACGCTGCGCCTGATGCGGCAGGCAGGGCTGAACGCCCATATCGACGCGCTCGGCTCCGTCGTCGGGCGCATCGAGGGCGCCGATCCGCATGCCCCCGCGCTCCTCATCGGCTCGCATATCGATTCCGTCGTCGATGCGGGCCGCTATGACGGCAATCTCGGCGTGGTGCTCGGTATCGCCGTAGTGGAGGCACTGAAACAGCAGGGCATCAAGCTCGCCTGCCCCATCGAGGTCGTGGCGTTCGGCGACGAGGAGAACGTGCGCTTCCCGACGAATCTCTCCACGTCCCAGGCCCTGGCCGGCCGCTTCGATCCGGCCTGGCTCGACGGCCGGGATCAGGACGGAACCACGTTGCGCGATGCGCTGATCCGCTTCGGCGGCGATCCGGATGCTGGCGCCTCCTTGGCGCGCGACCCGGCGCGCTATCGCGGCTATCTCGAAGTGCATATCGAGCAGGGCCCGCAGCTCGAGGCCAAGAACCTGCCCGTCGGCATCGTGTCCGCCATCAACGGCATCACCCGTGCCCGCGCCCACGTGATCGGCGAGGCGGGCCATGCGGGAACCGTGCCGATGAATATGCGCCGCGATGCGCTCGCGGCCGTGGCCGAGATGATCGGTATCGTGGAGCGCGCAGGCTCCACGCGCACCGACACGGTGGCGACGGTGGGCGTGGCACAGGTGCAGCCCGGCGCGATCAACGTCATTCCCGCGCGGGTCGATTTCACCCTCGATGCCCGCTCCCCGGACGATGCGGTGCGCCTAGCCATGGTCGAGGACATCGTGACCGAATGCCGGGCTGCCGCCCAGAGGCGCGATGTGGACTTCACCATTGAGCCGTTCATGGAATCCCCCGCCACGCCGATGGACAAGACTTTGATCGCACAGCTCGAACGAGCCGTGAGAAGCCTCGGCATCGAGCCGCTGCATCTGTCCTCCGGCGCGGGCCACGATGCGGTCGCGATGGCCAATCTCTGCCCCTCGGCCATGCTCTTCGTGCGCTGCAAGGGAGGCATCAGCCACAACCCGGCGGAATCGATCACGGTCGAGGATGCGGACGTGGCGGCGCGCGTGCTGATCGATGCCGTCAAACGGATCTCGGCGTGA
- a CDS encoding NAD(P)/FAD-dependent oxidoreductase — protein MTDHIETDVVIIGAGPVGLFAVFELGLLDIKCHLIDILPKVGGQCAELYPEKPIYDIPGFPMVTGQGLVDNLMAQIEPFHPTFHLNEMVESLESIGTPEAPLFRVKTSENGTTFTCKAVIIAAGGGSFQPKKPPIDNIEAYEGTGVYYAVRKMEMFRGKKVLIVGGGDSALDWTVNLQPIAKRLTLLHRRDAFRAAPHTVEKMRSLVASGDMDLHLGQVTSLKGEAPVLEGAVIRKDDGSEFTVDCDVMLPFFGLTMKLGPIADWGLNLHENVIPVDTEKFETNVPGIFAIGDINTYPGKLKLILSGFHEGALAAQKVHRYVYPEKRLLFQYTTSSTSLQKKLGVAA, from the coding sequence ATGACCGACCATATCGAAACGGACGTCGTCATCATCGGTGCCGGGCCCGTGGGCCTGTTCGCCGTGTTCGAACTAGGCCTCCTCGACATCAAATGCCATCTCATCGACATCCTGCCGAAGGTGGGCGGCCAATGCGCCGAGCTCTATCCGGAAAAGCCGATCTACGACATTCCGGGCTTTCCGATGGTGACCGGCCAGGGCCTCGTCGACAACCTGATGGCGCAGATCGAGCCCTTCCATCCGACCTTCCACCTCAACGAGATGGTAGAGAGCCTGGAATCCATCGGCACGCCGGAAGCGCCCCTGTTCCGGGTCAAGACCTCCGAGAACGGCACCACCTTCACCTGCAAGGCGGTGATCATCGCGGCCGGCGGCGGCTCGTTCCAGCCCAAGAAGCCGCCGATCGACAACATCGAGGCCTATGAGGGCACCGGCGTGTACTACGCCGTGCGCAAGATGGAGATGTTCCGGGGCAAGAAGGTGCTCATCGTCGGCGGCGGCGATTCCGCCCTCGACTGGACGGTGAACCTGCAGCCCATCGCCAAGCGCCTGACCCTGCTCCACCGCCGCGACGCCTTCCGGGCCGCGCCCCACACGGTGGAGAAGATGCGCTCGCTGGTCGCCTCCGGCGACATGGACCTGCATCTCGGCCAGGTCACCTCCCTCAAGGGCGAGGCGCCGGTTCTCGAAGGCGCGGTAATCCGCAAGGACGACGGCTCGGAGTTCACGGTCGATTGTGACGTGATGCTGCCCTTCTTCGGGCTGACCATGAAGCTCGGCCCCATCGCCGATTGGGGCCTGAACCTGCATGAGAACGTGATCCCGGTCGATACGGAGAAGTTCGAGACCAACGTGCCCGGCATCTTCGCCATCGGCGACATCAACACCTATCCGGGCAAGCTGAAGCTCATCCTATCCGGCTTCCACGAGGGCGCGCTCGCGGCCCAGAAGGTGCACCGCTACGTCTATCCCGAGAAGAGGCTCCTGTTCCAATACACGACCTCCTCCACGAGCCTCCAGAAGAAGCTCGGCGTGGCCGCCTGA
- a CDS encoding 2Fe-2S iron-sulfur cluster-binding protein: MGVIHVTDRAGQRHTLEAIEGWRVMEIIRDWGLPIEGLCGGACECATCHVFVAEEWLDKLYPPTEEEEDQLDTVITRPNSRLSCQILWTPELDGLEVTLAPTGA; this comes from the coding sequence ATGGGCGTCATCCATGTGACCGACCGGGCCGGCCAGCGCCACACCCTCGAGGCCATCGAGGGCTGGCGGGTGATGGAGATCATCCGCGACTGGGGCCTGCCCATCGAGGGCCTGTGCGGCGGCGCCTGCGAATGCGCGACCTGCCACGTCTTCGTCGCCGAGGAATGGCTGGACAAGCTCTATCCTCCGACGGAAGAGGAGGAGGACCAGCTGGACACCGTGATCACGCGGCCCAATTCCCGCCTGTCCTGCCAGATCCTCTGGACCCCCGAACTCGACGGCCTGGAGGTCACCCTGGCGCCGACCGGGGCCTGA
- a CDS encoding ABC transporter ATP-binding protein, protein MRREALLDIRNLDAFYGRAQVLFGLSLHLYPGEVVALIGRNGAGKTTTLKAIMGLISATATHATFKGHSLGRLPTYRIARLGLGYVPEDRRIFTDLTVEENLETGRRPAGDGRQPWTPERLFRLFPNLAEMRGRRGSQMSGGEQQMLSIARTLMGNPDAILLDEPSEGIAPVIVQMMAEAIRAMKAEGVAVLLSEQNWAFASGISDRACVIERGEIRFQGTMAELMADTALRAETLGV, encoded by the coding sequence ATGAGACGCGAAGCGCTCCTCGACATCCGGAACCTCGATGCCTTCTACGGCCGGGCGCAGGTGCTGTTCGGCCTGTCGCTCCATCTCTACCCGGGCGAGGTGGTGGCGCTGATCGGCCGCAACGGTGCCGGCAAGACCACGACCCTGAAGGCCATCATGGGGCTGATCTCGGCCACGGCCACTCATGCCACCTTCAAGGGGCATTCCCTGGGCAGGCTCCCCACCTACAGGATCGCCCGCCTGGGGCTCGGCTACGTGCCGGAAGACCGGCGCATCTTCACCGACCTCACCGTCGAGGAGAACCTGGAAACGGGACGCCGCCCGGCCGGGGACGGTCGCCAGCCCTGGACGCCGGAGCGGCTGTTCAGGCTCTTTCCCAACCTGGCCGAGATGCGCGGGCGGCGGGGCAGCCAGATGTCGGGGGGCGAGCAGCAGATGCTCTCCATCGCCCGGACCCTCATGGGCAACCCGGACGCGATCCTGCTCGACGAGCCGTCCGAGGGCATCGCCCCCGTCATCGTCCAGATGATGGCCGAGGCGATCCGGGCCATGAAGGCCGAAGGGGTGGCCGTGCTCCTCTCCGAGCAGAACTGGGCCTTCGCGTCCGGCATCAGCGACCGGGCCTGCGTCATCGAGCGGGGCGAGATCCGCTTCCAGGGCACCATGGCCGAGCTGATGGCCGACACGGCGCTGCGGGCGGAAACCCTCGGGGTTTAG
- a CDS encoding ABC transporter ATP-binding protein: MTLLFVKDLQKSFGGVVAARSVTFSVERGEMLAIIGPNGAGKSTVFNMVGGQLRPDHGEVRLDGQEITHAAPQKRFRRGVGRTFQVAQTFASMNAAENVQMALISCHRRSLGLWAPARERYREKAVELLAQVGMAEAADIPCSALAYGDVKRVELAIALAGEPKLLLMDEPTAGMAPRERADLMDLTATIAASRRIGVLFTEHDMDVVFGHADRVLVLLRGQIIAAGTPDEIRRDAQVRRAYLGDEHALERPKGPGPA; this comes from the coding sequence ATGACGCTTCTTTTCGTGAAAGACCTGCAGAAATCCTTCGGCGGCGTGGTGGCGGCCCGCAGCGTCACGTTCAGCGTCGAGCGAGGCGAGATGCTCGCCATCATCGGGCCCAACGGCGCAGGCAAGTCCACCGTGTTCAACATGGTCGGCGGCCAGCTGCGGCCCGATCATGGCGAGGTCCGACTCGACGGACAGGAGATCACCCACGCGGCACCGCAGAAGCGGTTTCGCCGCGGCGTGGGACGCACCTTCCAGGTGGCCCAGACCTTCGCCTCGATGAATGCCGCCGAGAACGTGCAGATGGCGCTGATCAGCTGCCATCGGCGAAGCCTCGGCCTCTGGGCTCCAGCCCGGGAACGGTATCGCGAGAAGGCGGTCGAGCTGCTCGCCCAGGTGGGCATGGCGGAGGCGGCGGACATTCCCTGCTCGGCGCTCGCCTATGGCGACGTGAAGCGCGTGGAACTCGCCATCGCGCTCGCCGGGGAGCCCAAGCTCCTCCTCATGGACGAGCCTACGGCCGGGATGGCTCCCCGCGAGCGGGCCGACCTGATGGACCTCACGGCCACCATCGCGGCCTCGCGGCGGATCGGGGTTCTCTTCACCGAGCACGACATGGACGTGGTCTTCGGCCATGCGGACCGGGTCCTCGTGCTCCTGCGCGGCCAGATCATCGCCGCCGGGACGCCCGACGAGATCCGTCGGGACGCGCAGGTGAGACGCGCCTATCTCGGCGACGAGCATGCCCTGGAGCGGCCGAAAGGACCGGGTCCTGCATGA
- a CDS encoding ABC transporter permease translates to MDPSFLAVQALSGLSSASSLFITACGLTIVFGVTRIVNFAHGSLYMIGAYTAATLVPRLLELSFGPVSFWAGILASALIVGLIGVLIEVLLLRRIYGAPELFQLLATFGVVLVVQDLVVQVFGPEDILGPRAPGLRAPVDILGRRFPSYELVLIAAGPIVLGLVWLLLRRTRFGMLVRAATQDRDMVASLGVNQAMLFTGTLFLGAFLAGLGGALQIPRVSANTGMDLSIIAEAFVVTVVGGMGSVPGAFLAALVIGQLQAFGILIFPKSTLVVVFLLMAVVLAIRPYGFFGRAEIIGATHAVGIASRKPLPGRHFILLAITALLACFPLVADAYLLKVAAEILIFALFAFSLQLLIGVGGLVSFGHAAFFGLGAYGSALAVKWFGASMEAALPLGLALAALGAALIGAFVVRLSGIYLAMMTLAAAQIIYAVAFQWVDVTGGDNGIVGVWPSTWASGPVAYYLLTAALTLMAVLLLMRIIDAPFGYALRAARDSEARAEAIGLTIRPHRWLAFILSGAAAGLAGGLYAFSRGSVDPSLLGISTSVDALTMLLLGGIQTVAGPLVGAATLHFLRDFVMPLTAHWRLMLGLIIIAMVLIFPRGLAGTVQHWREERA, encoded by the coding sequence GTGGATCCCTCATTCCTGGCCGTTCAGGCCCTCAGCGGCCTCTCCAGCGCATCGTCGCTGTTCATCACGGCCTGCGGGCTGACCATCGTGTTCGGGGTCACGCGGATCGTGAACTTCGCGCACGGCTCGCTCTACATGATCGGCGCCTATACGGCCGCGACCCTGGTGCCGCGCCTGCTCGAACTCTCCTTCGGGCCCGTCTCGTTCTGGGCCGGCATCCTGGCCTCGGCGCTGATCGTCGGGCTCATCGGCGTCCTCATCGAGGTGCTGCTCCTGCGCCGCATCTACGGCGCGCCGGAACTGTTTCAGCTGCTCGCCACGTTCGGTGTCGTGCTCGTGGTGCAGGATCTCGTGGTGCAGGTGTTCGGACCGGAGGACATTCTCGGGCCCCGGGCCCCGGGATTGCGCGCGCCCGTCGACATTCTCGGACGGCGCTTTCCGTCCTACGAGCTCGTGCTGATCGCGGCCGGGCCCATCGTGCTGGGGCTCGTGTGGCTTCTCCTGCGCAGGACCCGCTTCGGCATGCTGGTGCGCGCGGCCACGCAGGACCGGGACATGGTGGCGTCGCTCGGCGTCAATCAGGCGATGCTCTTCACCGGCACGCTCTTTCTCGGCGCTTTCCTCGCCGGGCTCGGCGGCGCGCTCCAGATCCCGCGCGTGTCCGCCAATACCGGCATGGACCTCTCCATCATCGCGGAGGCCTTCGTGGTCACGGTGGTCGGCGGCATGGGCAGCGTGCCAGGCGCTTTCCTCGCGGCCCTCGTCATCGGACAATTGCAGGCCTTCGGCATCCTGATCTTTCCGAAGAGCACCCTCGTGGTGGTGTTCCTGCTCATGGCCGTGGTGCTGGCGATCAGGCCCTACGGCTTCTTCGGGCGCGCCGAAATCATCGGCGCGACCCACGCGGTGGGGATCGCCAGCCGCAAGCCGCTGCCGGGCCGACATTTCATCCTGCTGGCCATCACCGCCCTTCTCGCCTGCTTCCCGCTCGTGGCCGACGCCTATCTGCTCAAGGTCGCGGCCGAGATCCTGATCTTCGCGCTGTTCGCCTTCAGCCTGCAGCTTCTCATCGGGGTCGGCGGTCTCGTGAGTTTCGGCCATGCGGCCTTCTTCGGCCTCGGCGCGTACGGATCGGCCCTGGCGGTCAAATGGTTCGGCGCGTCCATGGAGGCGGCCCTTCCCCTCGGGCTAGCGCTCGCCGCCCTGGGAGCGGCGCTGATCGGCGCGTTCGTGGTGCGTCTGTCCGGCATCTACCTCGCCATGATGACGCTCGCGGCGGCCCAGATCATCTATGCGGTCGCCTTCCAATGGGTCGACGTGACCGGCGGCGACAACGGCATCGTCGGCGTGTGGCCGTCGACCTGGGCGTCCGGCCCTGTCGCCTATTATCTTCTGACCGCCGCGCTCACGCTCATGGCGGTGCTGCTCTTGATGCGCATCATCGACGCGCCCTTCGGTTATGCCCTGCGCGCGGCCCGCGACTCGGAAGCCCGCGCCGAAGCCATCGGCCTGACGATCCGTCCGCACCGCTGGCTCGCCTTCATCCTGTCCGGCGCGGCGGCGGGGCTCGCGGGCGGGCTCTATGCCTTCTCCCGCGGCTCGGTGGATCCGAGCCTGCTCGGCATCTCCACCTCGGTCGACGCGCTCACCATGCTGCTCCTCGGCGGCATCCAGACGGTGGCGGGGCCGCTCGTCGGCGCCGCCACCCTGCATTTCCTGCGCGACTTCGTCATGCCGCTCACGGCGCATTGGCGCCTGATGCTGGGCCTGATCATCATCGCCATGGTGCTGATCTTCCCGCGCGGCCTCGCCGGCACGGTCCAGCACTGGCGCGAGGAGCGGGCATGA
- a CDS encoding endonuclease domain-containing protein has product MADISRFRRERAKQLRSNATEPEQRLWRALKAIPVHGSHFRRQVPIGPYVVDFACLKARLVLELDGGHHSQDDVAAKDAARTQWLEKEGYRVVRFWNVELFENLNGVLDTIYAALYGSLQSESLALPTPPRPDGRPSPSRGG; this is encoded by the coding sequence ATGGCCGATATCAGCCGCTTCAGACGTGAAAGAGCAAAGCAGCTTCGCTCGAATGCCACCGAGCCGGAGCAGCGCCTTTGGCGCGCTCTGAAAGCTATTCCCGTCCACGGCAGTCACTTCCGACGCCAAGTGCCCATCGGGCCTTATGTTGTCGATTTCGCGTGCCTGAAGGCGCGCCTCGTCCTCGAACTTGATGGCGGTCATCATTCGCAGGACGATGTTGCCGCGAAAGATGCGGCTAGAACGCAATGGCTTGAGAAAGAAGGCTATCGTGTCGTTCGGTTCTGGAATGTTGAGCTGTTCGAGAATTTGAACGGTGTTCTCGACACCATATACGCCGCCTTGTACGGCTCACTTCAATCGGAATCGCTAGCGCTTCCCACCCCACCCCGGCCTGACGGCCGACCCTCCCCCTCTAGGGGAGGATAA
- a CDS encoding ABC transporter substrate-binding protein produces the protein MAKISTIRWLALGAALALGAPSLHAQQAPIKIGELNSYARQAAFTVPYRNGWQLALDEINAKGGVLGRKIEIVSREDGATTGDATRVADELVSREGVSLLFGSFLSNVGVAMADFANQKKIVYIAAEPLTDAITMAQGNRYTFRIRPNNTMQVGMLVDQAKASGAKRWAIVAPNYEYGQSAAQAFKRLIQERVPGAEIVAEQYPALGKIEAGATVSALEQAKPDGIFNVLFGPDLTQFVREGNTRGLFQGATVLSLLTGEPEWLLPLKDEVPEGWTVTGYPWDQITEPKHKAFVDAYRAKFNDTPRLGSLLGYMVVYMIRDTLERAGSADTEAVIKALEDAKFDTVIGPVTMRGIDNQSTMGAWVGRLALEGATGGMTDWTYKDGTSFMPTEAEVKAVRKD, from the coding sequence ATGGCGAAGATTTCAACGATCCGCTGGCTGGCTCTCGGAGCAGCGCTTGCGCTCGGAGCGCCATCGCTTCACGCGCAGCAGGCCCCGATCAAGATCGGCGAGCTGAATTCCTACGCCCGGCAGGCGGCCTTCACCGTGCCTTACCGGAATGGCTGGCAGCTGGCCCTCGACGAGATCAACGCCAAGGGCGGGGTGCTCGGCCGCAAGATCGAGATCGTCTCCCGCGAGGACGGCGCCACCACGGGCGACGCCACCCGGGTGGCCGACGAGCTGGTGAGCCGCGAGGGCGTCTCGCTGCTCTTCGGCTCGTTCCTGTCGAATGTGGGCGTGGCCATGGCGGATTTCGCCAACCAGAAGAAGATCGTCTACATCGCCGCCGAGCCCCTGACCGACGCCATCACCATGGCGCAGGGCAACCGCTACACCTTCCGCATCCGGCCCAACAACACCATGCAGGTCGGCATGCTGGTCGATCAGGCCAAAGCCTCGGGCGCGAAGCGCTGGGCCATCGTTGCGCCCAATTACGAATACGGCCAATCGGCCGCGCAGGCCTTCAAGCGCCTGATCCAGGAGCGCGTGCCCGGCGCCGAGATCGTCGCCGAGCAATACCCGGCCCTCGGCAAGATCGAGGCCGGCGCCACCGTGTCGGCCCTCGAACAGGCCAAGCCCGACGGCATCTTCAACGTGCTCTTCGGCCCCGACCTCACGCAGTTCGTGCGTGAGGGCAACACGCGCGGCCTCTTCCAAGGCGCGACGGTGCTCTCTCTCCTCACCGGCGAGCCCGAATGGCTCCTGCCGCTGAAGGACGAGGTGCCGGAGGGTTGGACCGTGACGGGCTATCCCTGGGATCAGATCACCGAGCCCAAGCACAAGGCCTTCGTGGACGCCTACCGGGCCAAGTTCAACGACACGCCGCGTCTCGGCTCGCTGCTGGGCTACATGGTCGTCTACATGATCCGCGACACCCTCGAGCGCGCGGGCTCGGCGGACACGGAAGCCGTCATCAAGGCGCTCGAGGATGCGAAGTTCGACACTGTCATCGGCCCCGTCACTATGCGCGGCATCGACAACCAGTCCACCATGGGCGCCTGGGTCGGCAGGCTCGCGCTCGAGGGCGCCACGGGCGGCATGACGGACTGGACCTACAAGGACGGCACGTCGTTCATGCCGACCGAGGCCGAGGTGAAGGCGGTGCGGAAGGATTAG
- a CDS encoding amidase has product MFLDRDPARAFMPYPAVPVPHAPSGPLSGLTFAAKDLFDVAGYPTSAGAPHMLAMSGIKTRTAPTVQKLLDAGARLVGKTITDELAFSMSGKNAHFGTPVNGGAPDRIPGGSSSGSAAAVSNGSCDFALGTDTGGSVRAPASHCGLFGIRPTHGRVSLEGCHDLAPSFDTCGYFTRDGATFLRVGEVLLGPDSAPLPQSPRVILAQDAFGLLKREVRAVLAPALSRAEAVLGRPEPVDVAPEGFTALYWAMRYIQSREAWTVDGPMIERYHPPLGPGVADRFEFSKAVTDAQVAEAQVIRAAFRKRFSALLADGAVLILPSMPDIAPLLSESDESLNDYRNNALNLLCLSVLSGLPQVSIPLASRSGAPLGLSIMGPAGSDLSLVALADRIARSASA; this is encoded by the coding sequence ATGTTCCTCGACCGTGACCCCGCCCGTGCCTTCATGCCTTACCCGGCCGTTCCAGTCCCTCATGCCCCGAGCGGCCCGCTCTCGGGCCTGACCTTCGCGGCCAAGGACCTGTTCGACGTGGCTGGCTATCCGACCAGCGCGGGGGCGCCCCACATGCTGGCCATGTCCGGCATCAAGACCCGGACGGCACCGACGGTCCAGAAGCTTCTCGACGCAGGAGCACGGCTCGTCGGCAAGACGATCACCGACGAACTGGCCTTCTCCATGAGCGGCAAGAACGCCCATTTCGGCACCCCGGTGAACGGCGGCGCGCCCGACCGCATTCCCGGCGGCTCGTCCTCGGGCTCGGCGGCGGCCGTTTCCAACGGATCGTGCGATTTCGCCCTCGGCACCGATACGGGCGGGTCCGTCCGGGCGCCGGCCAGCCATTGCGGGCTCTTCGGCATCCGTCCGACCCACGGCCGGGTGAGCCTCGAAGGCTGCCACGACCTGGCGCCCTCCTTCGACACCTGCGGGTACTTCACCCGCGACGGAGCCACCTTCCTGCGCGTCGGCGAGGTCCTGCTCGGCCCGGACAGCGCTCCCCTGCCGCAGAGCCCCCGGGTGATCCTGGCGCAGGATGCGTTCGGCCTGCTCAAGCGGGAGGTGCGGGCCGTGCTCGCTCCGGCCCTGAGCCGGGCGGAGGCCGTGCTCGGTCGTCCCGAGCCGGTCGACGTGGCGCCGGAGGGTTTCACGGCGCTCTATTGGGCCATGCGCTACATCCAGAGCCGGGAGGCCTGGACTGTCGACGGGCCGATGATCGAGCGCTACCACCCGCCGCTCGGCCCCGGCGTGGCCGACCGGTTCGAGTTCTCGAAGGCGGTGACCGATGCCCAGGTCGCGGAGGCCCAGGTGATAAGGGCGGCTTTCCGCAAGCGGTTCAGCGCGCTTCTCGCCGATGGCGCGGTCCTGATCCTGCCGTCCATGCCGGACATTGCGCCGCTCCTTTCGGAGAGCGACGAGTCCCTGAACGATTACCGCAACAACGCCCTCAACCTGCTCTGCCTGTCGGTTCTGTCGGGCCTGCCCCAGGTGTCGATCCCGCTCGCCTCCCGGTCCGGAGCGCCGCTGGGGCTGTCGATCATGGGACCCGCCGGGTCCGACCTGAGCCTCGTAGCGCTCGCGGATCGAATCGCCCGGAGCGCGTCGGCGTAG
- a CDS encoding SMP-30/gluconolactonase/LRE family protein, protein MTHPAVHPETPHVAVASACILGEGPVWDHRSDTLFWVDIKNPGVWRYHPDTKEHYRVDAPERVGFIALTPDQDVVIAGFKSGLARFNLRTGEVQPIVSPDRDKPNNRINDGHVGPDGAVYFGTMDDEEKEGSGAFWRWDGKELTQFHSGIIVTNGPAFSPDGRRLYATDTIDGTVYVLDAQGGRIGEPRPFVRFAEGWAHPDGMAVDAEGYVWVCHWGASRITRFAPDGSVERIVPVHTAQVTKCAFGGPDLTTLYITTAAIGHDPHIDPMAGHLFKVETGGIRGLRAHIFEG, encoded by the coding sequence ATGACACATCCAGCCGTGCATCCGGAAACACCCCATGTGGCGGTGGCGAGCGCCTGTATCCTCGGCGAGGGGCCTGTCTGGGACCACCGGTCCGACACCCTGTTCTGGGTCGACATCAAGAACCCGGGCGTCTGGCGGTACCATCCGGACACCAAGGAGCATTACAGGGTCGATGCGCCCGAACGGGTCGGTTTCATCGCCCTGACGCCCGACCAGGATGTGGTCATCGCCGGCTTCAAGTCGGGCCTCGCCCGGTTCAATCTCAGGACCGGCGAGGTGCAGCCCATCGTGTCGCCCGACAGGGACAAGCCGAACAACCGGATCAACGACGGCCATGTGGGGCCGGACGGCGCCGTCTATTTCGGCACCATGGACGACGAGGAGAAGGAAGGTTCCGGGGCCTTCTGGCGCTGGGACGGGAAGGAGCTGACCCAGTTCCATTCCGGCATCATCGTGACCAACGGCCCGGCCTTCAGCCCGGACGGGCGGCGGCTCTATGCGACCGATACGATCGACGGCACGGTCTACGTCCTCGACGCCCAAGGCGGCCGGATCGGCGAGCCGCGCCCCTTCGTCCGCTTCGCGGAGGGGTGGGCCCACCCGGACGGCATGGCGGTCGATGCGGAGGGCTATGTCTGGGTCTGCCACTGGGGAGCCTCGCGCATCACCCGGTTCGCCCCGGACGGTTCCGTGGAGCGCATCGTGCCCGTTCACACGGCCCAGGTGACGAAATGCGCCTTCGGCGGTCCCGACCTCACCACGCTCTACATCACCACGGCGGCCATTGGCCACGATCCTCACATCGACCCCATGGCGGGCCATCTCTTCAAGGTCGAGACCGGCGGCATCCGGGGGCTGCGGGCCCATATTTTCGAGGGGTAA